TACCTGGTTGGGATGTTGCCGGTGTGGTGGAGGAAAGGGGCTTTAGTGCCAGGAGGTTTGCCGTGGGGGATGAAGTGTACGCCTATGCCAGAAGACCGCTTGTGAAGTATGGCACCTACGCAGAATACATTGTACTGCCGGAATCGTACCTTTCGCGCAAGCCGCAGAACCTGTCTTTTGAGGAAACAGCGGGTATTCCGCTGGTTGGCCTCACAGCGTATCAGTCTTTGTTTGATGCCGGCAAACTGCAGCAGGGGCAGTCGGTGCTGATTCTTGGTGCCTCGGGCGGCGTGGGCACCATCGCCATCCAACTGGCAAAGGAGAAGGGCGCCACCGTAATCGGTGTGGCCAGCGAAAAGAACCACAGCTACATGAAAGAACTTGGCGCAGACCACACCATCACCTACAAAGACACCCATATTGGCGATTCGGTAAAGGAAGTTCTGCCAGAGGGCGTAGATCTGATTTTCGACTGTGCCAGCGGCGAAACCCTGGAGCAGGCCCTGTCGGCCCTGAAGCCTTCGGGCAAGCTGGTATCCATTCTGAACCAGGGCCAGGACCTGGACAAAAGCATCGACTTTGCTTATGTGTTTGTGGAGCCAAACAGCAGCCAACTAGACCGACTGCGCGAGTTAGCCGAAGCCGGAAAACTGAAAGTACACGTCAGCGAAACGTATAAGCTGCAGGAAACGGCAGAGGCCATGAGGCAAATTGAAACCAAGCACACAACGGGTAAGATCGTGATTGTGCCTTAGTGAGTGACAGTAGGAATATTTACCCACCCCTAACCCCTCCAAGGAGAACTAAATTCCCCTCCTTGGAGGGGTTAGGGGTGGGTTCTATTTCACATGTTTACGAGTTGTAAAATAGTCTAATAAATAGCCCAATCAACGATCAACGAAGCTAATCCACCTCCATATATTTTTCGTCGCCGTTCATCCGCACGATCTTTGGGTTAAACACGCCCACCACTTCCACCAGATCCTGCTGAGCAGCCATCACCTGGTGAATGTCTTTGTATACCATCGGTGCCTCGTCCAAATCGGAGCCTAGCACCTCAATGCCTGCTTTTTTCAGGTGCTTTTGTACCTGTGGTTTAGAGAGCGTGTTCTTGGCCTGTGTCCGAGACATTACGCGGCCTGCACCATGCGAGGCAGAGTTAAGCGCTTTTGCCTCGCCCTTCCCCCGCACCAGAAAACCAGGGGTTGCCATGGAGCCCGGAATAATGCCGAGCACGCCCTTACCCGCCGGAGTAGCGCCTTTGCGGTGCACAATATATTCCCTGCCTTTGGCGTCCTTTTCCTTCCAGGCGAAGTTGTGGTGATTTTCGATGGTAGCCAGGGGCGATTCTCCCAGCGCCTCCGAAAGCCGCTCGTGTATCTGGTGGTGGCAGGCAGAGGCGTAGTCGCCGGCCAGGTTCATCGCCAGCCAGTATTCCTGGCCTGCTTCGGTGGCCAGGTCGAGCCAGGCCAGGTGCTTTGCCTCCTGCGGCAGGCGGCACGAATCCATGGCCACTTTGGTGTAGTAACCGGCAATGTTAGCCCCTAAACCGCGTGAGCCGGAGTGGGAGAGCACCGCCAGGTAACTCCCAACCGGCAGGTTAAACTCATTGTCGGCGTCTTTGATGTCTACTGTGCCAAACTCCACAAAATGATTTCCGCCGCCCGAGGTACCCAGCTGCAAAAAGGCCCGGTCTTTTAACTCCCGTACAATAGGGATCTCGGAAAACTCCGGCCGGTCCATCACGTCGTGGCCCTTTGGCCTTTTAAAGGAGGTATGGCCGAAGCGGGTGTTATCTAAGAGCATTTTCTTTAGCTCTTCGGTATTTTTTGAGAGGAAGCCGGTGTTAATGTCGTAGATGCTCATACTCATGCGGCAGCCGATATCCACGCCCACACCGTAAGGGATCACGGCGTTCTCTGTGGCCAGCACTCCGCCAATCGGCAGGCCGTAACCTTGGTGCGCGTCAGGCATCAGGGCACCCGCACGGGCAACCGGCAGGCGCATGGCAATCTCCATTTGCCGAAAAGCCCCCTCATCTATGCCCGAGGCACCATAAATGGTATAGTCCTGCTGTTGTTCCTTCAGTGCGATAGGAGCCGCCTCTTTCTGTGCCAGAATAGCCAGAGCCAGCGGCCCGAGCGTACTGTGCAACTGGTACTGATCAGGGGCATCCAGCACATCCTGGAGTAACTCAATCTGGTGGTTTTTAGGCAAGTCCTTGTAATACGTGTGCACAATGTTCAGGGCTGTGCCCAGTGGTTTACCCGACGGAAACCCCAGCCGAAGCAGACTGTCAGCACTTAACTTTGCCGGGGCTTTGCTTTTGTTCTTTTTCATGGTTCACTGCTGTTTGGAGCTACTAGTGTACGAGTGCTCTACGTGTTGCAGCTAAGCCACAGGCTATTTTCTGTTGTGTTCGGTGAGGACGGAAAGTACAGGGGCTGGCAGTAACCCGATATTGCGTTTTTGAACATCAACCACAACTGCGCTGGTAGTAACCTTAGTCTACTTCTAACCCCTTCGGGGAGGGGAAATTCAACACAAGTAAAAAGTCCCCGCGCCCCTTGGGGAGCGGGATAGGTGTAATTAATGCAGTTGCCGGACATCGGGGCGCATCAGGCTTTATTCAGCATACTTGACAGCACGTGTTGGCAGACTTGCGTCAGCCAGAGCGTTTCAAAGCATGGGTTTACATGTGTTGACTATTCTCCTTTTAAGGAGGGGCAGGGGCGGGTAGAGCAACAGCAGGCAGGCATTTCTTAAAGCTGATTTATACTTAAAAAGCCTGTGCTTGCTGTAACACCATTCGGGTCTTTTAACTCTACAGATGAAATGATATGTGGCTTTCTTTGGTTAGCAAGTATACCGAAGCACTTGTGCGGCGCGTTTTGAAAAGGAAGTCGGGGGTATTTCTTTGGCTTTTGAAGGCGCGTGCGAGGTGAAATTTTACCTAAGGGGGCAGATTAAGCACAATGCTGCCTGCAAAGCTCTTGAACTTTTGCTAAATTTAGGGAGCAGCGAAGCAGGGCTTCCGCACACAGGAATCAACAAAGAAGGAGGAACGTATGGCACAGCAGATTTGGAGATATGTATGGGGAACGATGGTAGTGGTATTGGCGCTTCAGTTTTGCAGCCAGCAACCGCACGTAGCCCCCACCACGGAAACGACTGCCGAAACAAATAAAGCCGGCTTCACTTCGCCTCCCTTGCCCGAGGCTTTAACATTTGCGGGTGAGGTTGTGCCGTTAGAGATTCCGGATGTAGCCGAGCGCCTCGACCGCGAGCTCCTTTCTAACAGCTATTACCACTCAGGTACATTGCTGGGCTTAAAGCGCATGCAGCGATATGTGCCTGAGATTAAACGCTTGCTTCGGGAAAACGACGTACCGGAGGATTTTATTTACCTGGCGCTGGCCGAAAGCTTGTTTGGGCAGGTTACCTCACCGGCCGGAGCCTCTGGTTTCTGGCAGCTAATGCCGGACACAGCCCGGGGCTACGGCATGATCGTGAACAGCGAGGTGGACGAGCGCTTTCATGTGGAGAAAGCCACTATTGCCGCCTGCCGCTACCTGAAATCGGCCAAAAAGCGCTTCGGCACCTGGACCAACGCCGCGGCCTCCTATAACCGCGGCATGGGAGGGTTGGACAGAGCACTGGAGAAGCAGGGCGTGAGCTCTTACTACGACCTCTACTTAAACGACGAAACCTCCCGCTACATGTTCCGCATTCTGGCACTGAAAGAGGTGCTGGGCAACCCGGCCAAGTATGGCTTCCACTTTACACCCGAGCAGGGCTACAACCCACTGCCAACGCGCTCTGTAACGGTTACCAGCACTATCAGCAACCTACCCAAGTATGCGCTGGAGCAGGGCACCAATTATAAAACGCTGCGCCTCTACAACCCCTGGATCAAAGATTACGAGCTGACGGTTCCCAGCGGGAAGCAATTTGTACTCGAACTGCCAGCGAAATAAATTCTATACTTCTAAACAGTTATCTCGAAGAGCCTTTCTTAAAGTGATGCTGGCGTGAGCGTCCGCTTGTGCCGGAGGTTTCTCTGTTAATCTAACGCGAAGCTTTTATCCTCCTAAGTTGTCACTACTACATCAAACAGCAACCCGTTTCCTTTTTTTCCGACCACGGCTAACGCTTCCATTTTGCGCAGGCAGTAGGTTATCTGTCGGCATCGGTGCAGGGGCAGCGCCAGTGCTTTTTCCAGGCATTTGTTGGAGAAGGGGCGAGGCAGCGTTTCAGGGATGAACTGCAGGAAGTCTGCTGCTTTGGTAAAACGGTGCGTGCTCACCACTTCCAGCAGCCGTCTGTCTTTTATACTTTCGCGCTTCCTGTGCTTGCTGCCCTTGCCGTCGCGGCAGCGCACTTCTTCCTCCCGGATCATCAGGAAATCCACACTGAAGTTCTCGTGCTTCAGCAGCTCCGGAATGCGCACCAGCTCTTCGAAAATATCTGAAAGTTTTCCCCGGTACGGCGACTTGCGGCGGGACAACTGCTTATTGCCCGTACGATCAACCTGCAAGACCCATTTCTCATGCGTTACCGGGTGCAGCAGGTGTACCTTGTGCGTCTTTACCAGCGTCTGCAGCTTGTGGCGGATGGCTGAAAAGTTGCGGGTCTGAATTTCGACCAGCTGCTCCCCCCGTACGAGGTCAATAAAAAATCCACCCAGCGGCACCTCCAGTTGGTCGCCCGGCTGCGCATACCATTGTTTTAGCGCTGCATGCAGCGAGCGTTCGTTCTGAATACCGATTCCCTTTCCCGCTGCTCTGTTTTCTCCTGTTTTTTGCACTCGCCCAACGCGTAAAAAGTTGTTTTTAAAGATACAGTTTGCTGTTCAAAATCGCTTTTTTTTAGAGGAAACGTCTTATAACATCAGGCGCAGGTGCATTATGTAATCTAAAGTATCTCGTTCGGCATCACTTTTTTGTTTTATCGTGACCTTTTTGGGTTTACAGCGTAGTAGTGATTCAGGTGATGCGCCAGTTCAGGCTGTAGCACCTTCCAGCACCCCAAACTTTTAGAAAACAAACTTATGTTCAAAGACACTGCTGAGTCATTTGCTCAAAATGACGTCCAAAATATCTCGGTAGATACGAAAAGTGAACCTGTTTCACCCACCAAAAAAGCAGCCACTCCCAGCTTAGCAAGTTTCCTGTCGCAGTTGCCCGATGTGGTATGTCTGTCACACTTACGCTGGGATTTTGTGTACCAGCGGCCACAACACCTGCTTTCCCGTTTTGCCCGCCACAGCCGGGTTTTTTTTGTGGAGGAGCCCATTTTCGAACATGTGGAGGAGCCCTACCTGGACACAGCCTCGCGCGGGGAAAATATCACCCTTGCCGTACCACACCTGCCGCATGGCCTGGAGCCACAGCGTATAGAGGAGGTGCAGCGCGAACTCCTGGTCCAACTTTTCGCTGAGCATGCCATTGAGCAGCCTATTCTCTGGTATTACACCCCGATGGCATTAAGCTTTTCAGAGCATCTGCAGCCTGCCCTCACCGTGTATGACTGCATGGATGAGTTGTCGGCATTTAAGTTTGCACCGGCCCGCCTGAAAGACCTGGAGCAGCAGCTTTTCCAGAAGGCAGACCTGGTGTTTACGGGTGGGCAAAGCCTGTACGAAGCAAAAAAAGAACAGCATCCGGCTATAAAAGCTTTCCCAAGCAGCATCGACAAAGCGCATTTTGCTAAAGCCAAAGAGGCGCTTCCCGTACCTGCCGATCAGGCGGCCATACCGGAGCCGCGCCTGGGCTTTTTCGGAGTGATTGATGAGCGCATGGATCTTGATCTGCTGGCGGAAATAGCCGATGCAAAACCCGAATGGCAACTCGTGATGATTGGCCCGGTGGTTAAAATTGATCCGGCTTCGTTGCCGCAAAGGGAGAACATCCATTACCTCGGCGGCAAATCTTACCAGGAACTGCCGGCATACCTAAGCTCCTGGCAGGTGGCCCTGCTGCCCTTCGCCATCAACGAATCAACTGCCTTTATCAGCCCCACCAAAACCCCCGAATACCTGGCAGCAGGCAAACCGGTGGTGTCTACGCCCATCCGGGATGTGGTGCGCCCGTACGGCGAAGAAGTCCTGGTACATATTGCTGCTACGGCCCCTGAATTTGTGCAGGCCGTTGAGGCCGCCTTGCTGCAACAGGACGACAAAGTATGGCAGCAGAAAGTGCAGGATTTCATGGGCAACATGTCCTGGGATCAGACATGGCAAAGTATGGTAGCGTTGATGCTTCATGCCATGCAGCAGAGAAATCTTTAGGGGCTTTTAATCTATAACATATGTTTGATTACCTGATAGTAGGAGCGGGCTTTGCAGGAAGCGTGCTGGCGGAGCGGTTGGCATCACAGCAAAATAAAAAAGTGCTTATTATTGATAAGCGCAACCACGTAGCAGGCAATGCCTACGACCATTATAACGAGGATGGAATACTCGTGCACAAGTATGGGCCGCACATCTTTCACACAAACTCCAAAGATGTGTTCGATTACCTGTCGGCTTTCACCAAATGGCGGCCGTACGAGCACCGTGTACTGGCAAGCGTGGATGGGCAACTGGTGCCGATTCCCATCAATCTCGACACCATTAACCAATTATACGGCCTAAAACTAACGGCTTTTGATGTGGATGATTTTTTCAAATCGGTGGCTGAAGAAGTGTCGCCGGTGCGCACCTCGGAAGATGTGGTGGTGAGCAAAGTAGGGCGGGAACTGTACGAGAAATTCTTCCGCAACTATACCCGCAAGCAGTGGGGCATGGACCCCTCGGAACTGGATAAATCCGTGACATCGCGGGTGCCGGTGCGCACTAACCGCGACGACCGCTACTTTACCGATACCTACCAGGCAATGCCCTTGCACGGGTTCACGGCCATGTTCGGGCAGATGCTGGCGCACCCCAACATCAAAATCATGCTCAATACCGATTACCACGAGATCATCGATGACATTCCGTTTAAGGAGATGATTTATACAGGTCCGGTAGATGAGTACTTCAATTTCAAGTATGGAAAGCTGCCTTACCGCTCGCTGGAGTTTAAGCACGAAACGCTGGAGAAGGAGGTGCACCTGCCAACAGCTGTTGTTAACTTCCCGAACGAGCATGCCTACACTCGCGTCACCGAGTTCAAGTACCTGACGGGGCAGCAGCACCAGAAAACAAGTATCGTGTATGAATACCCGCAAGCCGAAGGCGATCCCTACTATCCGGTGCCGCGGCCTGAAAATGCCGAAATTTACAACCATTACAAGCGATTGGCCGATGCGACGCCGGGTGTTCATTTTGTGGGCAGGCTGGCCACCTATAAGTACTACAACATGGACCAGGTTGTGGCTCAGGCTTTAACGCTCTACAAAAAACTTTCGGAAGAGAAACAGCAAAAAGTAATTGATGGCGCCGCCATCAAGCTGAACGGGGCAAAGAAAGTATGGAACGGCGCCATCGCAAACATCAGCACAAATGGAGTTCATGGAGCAAAATGAGCAGACAATCACAAGTTTAAAAGCACGACCTGAGACAGAAGAAACCAGCAGGCAAACGATAGGTAAAGATACTGCTGCCAGAAAAAACCAGTTTCCTGATTTCAGACTGGAGCAGGATTTGCCCTGGATTCAGGTAGCCCCTGATGCACCCTACTTCGTCACCGAAACGGGTGAGGACTGGACGCCAATAGGGCAGAACGATGCGATTACGTGGCCTGATTTTGAGGGACTGTTTCGGCGGAAAAACCTGCAGCAGGTGGAGGGGCACCTGGCATGGCTGGCGGCGCATGGCGTAACCTGCCTGCGCCTGATGCTGGAATATGCGCACGGGGAGCACCGTTACTTTGAAAAGCCTGCAGGCACGTTCGCGCCGAACATGGTGAAACTGTGGGATGACCTGTTTCAGTTGTGTGCCAAGTATAACATGCGCATTCTGCTGACGCCGGTGGACACATTCTGGATGTGGATCCGGTGGAAGCACCACCCCTACAATCACAAAAATGGCGGGCCCTGCAAAAAGCGGTCGGAGTGGCTGCTCTGCCCGGACACGCTGCAGGCGGTGAAGAACAGGCTAAGCTTTGTGGCCGAGCGTTGGGGAGGCAGTGGGGTGCTCTTTGCCTGGGACCTCTGGAACGAGATTCACCCTGCCCATGCGGCAGGCCGCACCGATGTGTTTTCAGAGTTCATCAACGAGCTAAGCCAGCACCTGCGTGAAACGGAACAACGGCTTTACGGCCGTTGCCACCCGCAAACCGTGTCATTGTACGGACCTGTTCTGAATGAGCATCCAGCCGTAGCTGATGTGATTTTCCGGCACCCAAAGCTTGATTTTGCAACGACACATTTCTACGATGCGGCCACCATCAACAACCCCAGGGATACGGTGTGGTCGGCTATTGTGACGGGCAGGCTCGTGCGGGAGGCGCTGTCGCATCTGCCGCCTAACCGACCGTTCTTCGACAGCGAGCACGGACCCATTCATGCCTTCAAAGACAAGCACATTACGTTGCCCGAGTACTTTGACGATGAGTACTTCCGGCACATGCAATGGGCGCACATGGCCTCGGGAGGAGCAGGCGGTGGTATGCGCTGGCCAAACCGGCACCCTCACGTGCTGACTCATGGCATGCGCCGCGCTCAGAAAAGTATGGGTGGTTTCCTCGAACTGGTGGATTGGCAGAACTTTCGCAGAAAGAACCTGAATGAGGAAGTGCAGGTGAACTCAGATGCCGTTGTTGCTTTTGCCTGTGCCAATTCGCGGCAGGCCGTGCTGTGGCTGCTCCGCACCGACAGTAGCGTAAAGAAGACGCGAAAAAAACTTTATACTTTAAATGAGGAAGCTGAGCCGCTGATTGTAACGGTAGGTATTCCGGGTATGGCGAAAGGCAGGTATACCGTTTCTTACTGGGATACGGCAGCGGGAAAGATACTTGCATCCGAAGAAATCAACCATACTTCTGAGCAGGCACTACAGGTGCAACTGCCACCCTACACTACAGATATGGCCGTGGCGCTGCGCAAATTATCATAGCAGGGTTAGGGGAAAACTGACTATTCCCCAATCCCCGCCACGCGCTGCGTGATTTCTTCGATCAGTTCCTCGCTCCACTTCACGGCTACCTCGTCCATTTCACTATCCGTCCAGGACTCGTAGTACTGCTTTTCGAGCCAAGCGTTACCTTTGCCCGTGCCCACGCTGTAGTCGTAAAGCTCCAGCTTAAAGATGAGGTTCTTGGCGATGTCGAAGGCGTCGGCGCCTGCCCGTTGGAAGCCTTCCAAGCGAAGCTTCAGGCCCACCTGCTGCACATTTCCGTTTTCGACGCTGATTTCAGTATCGTCGTCGGCGTGTGGGTCTTTGGTCCAGGTGTCGGTTACTTTCTCCAGTTTGTAATCATCAAACAGGGGGAGCACTGGCTCCAGGTTCGCATGGATCCGCTCGGCAAGTTTGGGCAGAACCTTGTTGAGCAGCTGTAGGATGGCGTCTTTGTCTCGGGTGTGTTGCACGGTGCTTAATTAAAGGATGGTTGATGCGGCGTACTCTGGCTAATAAACATCTCGTATAGCAGCAGCTTAACTTAGATGCGTGATTTTGGTCAGCATCTTCAGCGTGAATTCCTCCTCTGCACGAGTTCCCGTGTGTGCCAGTGCTTTCAGGGTAAGGGCGGCACAGGCATGGGCATCGGAGGCGGCACGGTGGTGCAGGAAGTCGATACGGTGCATGTTGCACAGCGACTTCAGATCATACTTGGGCAATCCCTGCCAAATGCTTTTGGAGAATTTCAGGCTGCACGCAAAGCGTGTCTGCGGAAGCGGAATGTTGTAGGTGGCCAGTGTTTTGCGCAGCACGCTGAAGTCAAAGCTGGCGTTGTGCGCAATCATGAACTGCCCCTCCAGGTACGGCTTTATACTTGGCCACAGCTCCCGGAAATCCGGCTGGTTCCGGACATCGGCCGGCGTAATGCCATGCACAGCTACGTTAAAGGAGTTAAAGTGCGGGTAATACTGTGGCTTAATCAGCCACGACTTCGTTTCCACAATCTGGTGTCCGCGCACTACCGTCAGTCCAATTTCACACGGGCTGTCGCGCTGCGGGGTAGCCGTCTCAAAATCTATCGTCACAAAATCCATCCCGAAAGATAAACATAAACCCTTAAAAGACACGGCAAAAAGGAAGCGCTCCTTTTCATACAGCTCGTTCAGTCCTTTAAATAGCGTCATCAGGCCGTACAGAAGTATAGCCTGTAAAGCAGGGGCTACGGTTTTTATACTTAAATTTACTTACGGAACGATAAATGGCTAAAGTCTGGTAAGGCATAACCCGGGCTGATTTTGTATCCGTAGTAGGAACATCCCTTAAAAGAAGGTCTTGCCTCGCCAGGGAGACGTCCCACTGCTAAAAAGTAACGTTAGCAGGCATTTTCCTAGTAATTTTAGAAATCATGAGAATCACCTTGAAAGACAACACGATCAGGCTGCACCTGGGGCAGCCCGAAATAGAAAAGTTTATGAGCGAGGGCAAGGTTGTGGGTACCTCTCAACTGGGGCCATCGCTGGTGCAATCGCTTCGCTACTCGTTGCTTAAAGACGACGAAGGCGACACTGTCACTGCGACTTTTATCGCCAACAACATCAAAGTTTTTGTGCCGACTGAACTGGCCGAGAAGTGGGCGCAGGCAGACCAGAAAACTTTGGAAGAACAGATGCCGCTGGATGAA
Above is a window of Pontibacter akesuensis DNA encoding:
- a CDS encoding NADP-dependent oxidoreductase, which translates into the protein MAKQMKAAVYDAFGGAAKVQVKTLDVPELQEGEVLVRIKAAAVNPVDSAVREGYLKDFLPYEFPVIPGWDVAGVVEERGFSARRFAVGDEVYAYARRPLVKYGTYAEYIVLPESYLSRKPQNLSFEETAGIPLVGLTAYQSLFDAGKLQQGQSVLILGASGGVGTIAIQLAKEKGATVIGVASEKNHSYMKELGADHTITYKDTHIGDSVKEVLPEGVDLIFDCASGETLEQALSALKPSGKLVSILNQGQDLDKSIDFAYVFVEPNSSQLDRLRELAEAGKLKVHVSETYKLQETAEAMRQIETKHTTGKIVIVP
- a CDS encoding DUF7009 family protein, producing MRITLKDNTIRLHLGQPEIEKFMSEGKVVGTSQLGPSLVQSLRYSLLKDDEGDTVTATFIANNIKVFVPTELAEKWAQADQKTLEEQMPLDEGEFLHILIEKDSE
- the glf gene encoding UDP-galactopyranose mutase, translating into MFDYLIVGAGFAGSVLAERLASQQNKKVLIIDKRNHVAGNAYDHYNEDGILVHKYGPHIFHTNSKDVFDYLSAFTKWRPYEHRVLASVDGQLVPIPINLDTINQLYGLKLTAFDVDDFFKSVAEEVSPVRTSEDVVVSKVGRELYEKFFRNYTRKQWGMDPSELDKSVTSRVPVRTNRDDRYFTDTYQAMPLHGFTAMFGQMLAHPNIKIMLNTDYHEIIDDIPFKEMIYTGPVDEYFNFKYGKLPYRSLEFKHETLEKEVHLPTAVVNFPNEHAYTRVTEFKYLTGQQHQKTSIVYEYPQAEGDPYYPVPRPENAEIYNHYKRLADATPGVHFVGRLATYKYYNMDQVVAQALTLYKKLSEEKQQKVIDGAAIKLNGAKKVWNGAIANISTNGVHGAK
- a CDS encoding RtcB family protein; amino-acid sequence: MKKNKSKAPAKLSADSLLRLGFPSGKPLGTALNIVHTYYKDLPKNHQIELLQDVLDAPDQYQLHSTLGPLALAILAQKEAAPIALKEQQQDYTIYGASGIDEGAFRQMEIAMRLPVARAGALMPDAHQGYGLPIGGVLATENAVIPYGVGVDIGCRMSMSIYDINTGFLSKNTEELKKMLLDNTRFGHTSFKRPKGHDVMDRPEFSEIPIVRELKDRAFLQLGTSGGGNHFVEFGTVDIKDADNEFNLPVGSYLAVLSHSGSRGLGANIAGYYTKVAMDSCRLPQEAKHLAWLDLATEAGQEYWLAMNLAGDYASACHHQIHERLSEALGESPLATIENHHNFAWKEKDAKGREYIVHRKGATPAGKGVLGIIPGSMATPGFLVRGKGEAKALNSASHGAGRVMSRTQAKNTLSKPQVQKHLKKAGIEVLGSDLDEAPMVYKDIHQVMAAQQDLVEVVGVFNPKIVRMNGDEKYMEVD
- a CDS encoding lytic transglycosylase domain-containing protein; this translates as MAQQIWRYVWGTMVVVLALQFCSQQPHVAPTTETTAETNKAGFTSPPLPEALTFAGEVVPLEIPDVAERLDRELLSNSYYHSGTLLGLKRMQRYVPEIKRLLRENDVPEDFIYLALAESLFGQVTSPAGASGFWQLMPDTARGYGMIVNSEVDERFHVEKATIAACRYLKSAKKRFGTWTNAAASYNRGMGGLDRALEKQGVSSYYDLYLNDETSRYMFRILALKEVLGNPAKYGFHFTPEQGYNPLPTRSVTVTSTISNLPKYALEQGTNYKTLRLYNPWIKDYELTVPSGKQFVLELPAK
- a CDS encoding glycosyltransferase family 1 protein, which gives rise to MFKDTAESFAQNDVQNISVDTKSEPVSPTKKAATPSLASFLSQLPDVVCLSHLRWDFVYQRPQHLLSRFARHSRVFFVEEPIFEHVEEPYLDTASRGENITLAVPHLPHGLEPQRIEEVQRELLVQLFAEHAIEQPILWYYTPMALSFSEHLQPALTVYDCMDELSAFKFAPARLKDLEQQLFQKADLVFTGGQSLYEAKKEQHPAIKAFPSSIDKAHFAKAKEALPVPADQAAIPEPRLGFFGVIDERMDLDLLAEIADAKPEWQLVMIGPVVKIDPASLPQRENIHYLGGKSYQELPAYLSSWQVALLPFAINESTAFISPTKTPEYLAAGKPVVSTPIRDVVRPYGEEVLVHIAATAPEFVQAVEAALLQQDDKVWQQKVQDFMGNMSWDQTWQSMVALMLHAMQQRNL
- a CDS encoding glycoside hydrolase 5 family protein yields the protein MEFMEQNEQTITSLKARPETEETSRQTIGKDTAARKNQFPDFRLEQDLPWIQVAPDAPYFVTETGEDWTPIGQNDAITWPDFEGLFRRKNLQQVEGHLAWLAAHGVTCLRLMLEYAHGEHRYFEKPAGTFAPNMVKLWDDLFQLCAKYNMRILLTPVDTFWMWIRWKHHPYNHKNGGPCKKRSEWLLCPDTLQAVKNRLSFVAERWGGSGVLFAWDLWNEIHPAHAAGRTDVFSEFINELSQHLRETEQRLYGRCHPQTVSLYGPVLNEHPAVADVIFRHPKLDFATTHFYDAATINNPRDTVWSAIVTGRLVREALSHLPPNRPFFDSEHGPIHAFKDKHITLPEYFDDEYFRHMQWAHMASGGAGGGMRWPNRHPHVLTHGMRRAQKSMGGFLELVDWQNFRRKNLNEEVQVNSDAVVAFACANSRQAVLWLLRTDSSVKKTRKKLYTLNEEAEPLIVTVGIPGMAKGRYTVSYWDTAAGKILASEEINHTSEQALQVQLPPYTTDMAVALRKLS
- a CDS encoding 3'-5' exonuclease, which produces MTLFKGLNELYEKERFLFAVSFKGLCLSFGMDFVTIDFETATPQRDSPCEIGLTVVRGHQIVETKSWLIKPQYYPHFNSFNVAVHGITPADVRNQPDFRELWPSIKPYLEGQFMIAHNASFDFSVLRKTLATYNIPLPQTRFACSLKFSKSIWQGLPKYDLKSLCNMHRIDFLHHRAASDAHACAALTLKALAHTGTRAEEEFTLKMLTKITHLS